A single region of the Peptococcus niger genome encodes:
- the folP gene encoding dihydropteroate synthase — MKIGQHTFDFEHHGYIMGILNVTPDSFSDGGQWVQQDQALAHVEAMIAEGCDILDIGGESTRPGHQQISVAEECARILPIIEAVKARFDLPISVDCYRAETARAAIDAGCDMINDIWGLKYDEAMAGLIAETGVAYCLMHNDEAPRYETYPQAVWDDISHQVDRALAAGCRRDQLILDPGIGFAKTRPQDAQAVHHLDDLAALGYPVLLGTSRKRLLGSIVDLPAQERDLATAATTVYGYLKGARIFRVHNVKVNKEALAVAMALEDDGHGLS; from the coding sequence ATGAAGATCGGTCAACATACATTTGATTTTGAACACCATGGCTACATCATGGGCATCTTAAACGTCACCCCGGATTCTTTTTCCGACGGGGGCCAATGGGTCCAGCAGGACCAGGCCCTGGCCCATGTTGAGGCCATGATTGCCGAGGGCTGCGACATTTTAGACATTGGCGGTGAATCCACCCGCCCCGGTCACCAGCAAATTTCCGTTGCTGAAGAATGTGCCCGTATCCTGCCCATCATTGAAGCGGTCAAAGCCCGCTTTGACCTGCCAATCTCCGTTGACTGCTACCGGGCTGAAACCGCCCGGGCCGCCATCGATGCCGGTTGCGATATGATCAACGACATCTGGGGCTTAAAGTACGACGAGGCCATGGCCGGTCTGATCGCTGAAACCGGCGTCGCCTACTGCCTGATGCACAATGACGAAGCGCCCCGGTATGAAACCTATCCACAAGCCGTTTGGGACGATATCTCGCACCAGGTTGACCGGGCCTTGGCCGCCGGCTGCCGCCGCGACCAGTTGATTCTAGACCCGGGCATTGGCTTTGCCAAAACCCGCCCGCAAGATGCCCAGGCCGTCCACCATTTAGATGACTTGGCCGCCCTCGGCTATCCGGTACTCCTAGGCACCTCGCGCAAGCGCCTGCTTGGTAGTATCGTTGACCTGCCGGCCCAGGAAAGGGACCTTGCCACCGCCGCCACCACCGTTTACGGTTATTTGAAGGGCGCCCGGATCTTCCGCGTTCACAATGTCAAAGTCAACAAAGAAGCCTTGGCCGTGGCCATGGCCCTGGAGGACGACGGCCATGGATTATCTTAA
- the folK gene encoding 2-amino-4-hydroxy-6-hydroxymethyldihydropteridine diphosphokinase — MDYLNIEGLVVFAHHGVFPEENKLGQRFEISARLDLVTSHAGMQDDLSRSVDYGAVCHSIQDFFQAHPVKLIETAAEQLARHLLLSFPALHTVVLRIAKPWAPIGLPLDQVSVNITRGWHPVTVAMGSNQGDRLKNLCDALEALDRIPGIRVKKIASFIETPAAGRHNEPPYLNGAVLFDTCLLPRECLRQLQALEKAAGRQPGEKWSTRPLDLDMIFYDDLISENPRLYLPHPRYRERDFVLKPLNDIIPYHKDPLTGENIQAILQARQLKKGR, encoded by the coding sequence ATGGATTATCTTAACATTGAAGGCCTGGTCGTCTTTGCCCACCACGGCGTTTTTCCGGAAGAGAACAAGCTGGGCCAGCGCTTTGAAATCAGCGCCCGCCTGGACCTGGTCACCAGCCATGCCGGCATGCAGGATGACCTGTCGCGCAGCGTTGATTACGGTGCCGTCTGCCACAGCATCCAAGACTTTTTTCAGGCCCACCCGGTCAAACTGATTGAAACGGCAGCAGAGCAATTGGCCCGCCACTTGCTCTTGTCCTTTCCGGCCCTACACACGGTCGTCCTGCGCATTGCCAAGCCCTGGGCGCCCATCGGCCTGCCCCTGGACCAGGTATCCGTCAACATCACCCGTGGCTGGCATCCGGTGACCGTGGCCATGGGCAGCAACCAGGGCGACCGGTTGAAAAACTTATGCGATGCCCTTGAGGCCTTAGACCGGATACCCGGCATCCGCGTAAAAAAAATTGCCAGCTTTATTGAAACGCCGGCGGCCGGCCGCCACAATGAGCCGCCTTACTTAAACGGTGCCGTCCTCTTTGATACCTGCCTCCTGCCCCGGGAATGCCTCCGCCAGCTCCAGGCCCTGGAAAAGGCCGCCGGCCGTCAGCCTGGTGAGAAGTGGAGCACCCGGCCCCTGGACTTGGACATGATTTTTTACGATGACCTGATCAGCGAAAATCCACGCCTCTACCTGCCCCATCCCCGGTATCGGGAAAGGGACTTTGTCTTAAAGCCCCTCAACGACATCATCCCCTACCACAAGGACCCCTTAACAGGCGAAAACATCCAGGCCATCCTTCAGGCCCGGCAACTGAAAAAGGGCCGCTAA